In Ruania alkalisoli, the DNA window GCCGCCCGGACGAGGTCGTGTGGCTGATCGACGCCACCTTCGGCCCGACCGGCACCAATCGGCTGAGCACGATCGAGACGATCACCCTGCTGCTCGACCGCGCCGAGGCGCACCGGCTCCTGTCACACACCGACGACGCCCTGGACGACATCGCCGAGCTCCTGCCGCAGCTGCGGGGAGCCGTGGCCGCCGCCCCGGCCGATGCACGTCTTCCCATGCTCGTACTCACCGCGGCCCGGTTGCGCGCCGATCTCGAGCAGCACGACCGCGATGATCTCGACGCCGCGCTGAACTCCTTGGCGGAGGCGAACCGGTGGATGGCCGAGCTGCCGACGTCCGGCAACTCCAACCGGCCACGGATCGAGCTCGAGGTGTCCCGACTGCGCCATCTCGGATACGCCGGACGGCATCGTGACTCAGGCGCGCGCTCTCTCGACCTGCTGAACGAGATCGCCGACCCACGGGTGGTCCTCCCGCTCGTGTACCCCACCGGGCTCGGTCTGCTCCAGGCCGGGCGATTCGAGGAGACGTGGAGCATCGCCGCCCGCTATCGCGCCGCGATCGCCGCCGGATCGGATGTTCACGGTGACGCGGCGGCCGAGCTCGCTGCCCTCGGGGTCCTCGCGCACCTGGGGGCGGGTGAGATCGATCAGCTCGAGGCACTGACGCCGACGAGGTTCGAGAACCCTCCCACGGGGGCACCATGGTTGAACGCACAGGTCGGCGCAGGTCTGACCGCCGCCGCGCGCGGTACCTGGTCCCAGGCTCAGAGCAGGTTGTGCCGGGTACACGAGCAACTCGACCTGCATGGTCCCCCGGGGATCGGTGCCTACGCACGCGGGGTCGAGGCACTCGCGGCCGCAGCCGGAGGGGAACCGGCCCGCGCTCAGGATCTGCTCACCACCATCCGCGCCATGGCCCGGAGCCAGACAGCCGTGCTCAGCGGCGAGCTTCGCCTGCTGCGCCTCGACACCATGTTGTGGCTACGTGCACCATCGCTTCCCCGGGCAGCGCGTGCGCTCGCCTCTTGGGCCCACCTGTCGGGGCTCATGCGTATCGAGATGGAGGCGTTGCACCGATCCCTGGTGCTCGACCTGCGTGCCGGCCGTCCGCCCTATGACGGAGTCCTTGAACGTCTGCGTCAGCTCCGGGCTCAGTTCACGTCACCGCGGGTCGACGCACTCCTGGCACACGCCGAGGCCCTCGTGCGCGCAGACGCCGACCTCGCCGGAATCGCCGAGCGCCAGCTCAACGAACGCGGCCTGTGGCTGCCTCCCGGACCACAAACGCGTAGCCTCACGCCGCGCGAACGCGAGGTCGCGGCCCTCGCCCGGGCCCGCCTCACCAGTCGCACCATCGCCACCCGGCTCGGGGTCTCCGCCCGCACCGTCGACAGCCACCTCGCCAGCGTCTTCGCCAAGCTCGGCGTCTCCAGCAGGGAGGAACTGACCCATGCGCTCCGCTGAGCTCCCCGCACCCCCTCTCCCTCGTCAGCCGCCGACACCGTCTGAGCTGAACCAGCCGCCCCAGCCGGCGGAACCCCTGTCGGTCTCGCCCCTGGAGCCAACCCAGATCCTGGCGGCGCTCTCAACCGGTCACTCCGTCGTCGTCCAAGGAGAGCCCGGAAGCGGCAAGACGCACCTGATCAACGCCGCGCTGGGCGATGGCCTCCTACGAGAACGACGCCTCGTCGATCTCACATCCACCCCGAGCAACCCCTCATCGTGGCAGCCCCTGGTCGAGAAGGCCGGTTCCCGCGGCGATGTCGCAGCCGGGGCCAACGCACTGTGGGACTGGCTGGCGCTACCGAAGCAGGGCGAGACACTGCTCCGGCTCGATGACGCCCACCTCCTCGACGACGCGGTCCTGCGCGCTGTCGAGGAGGTAGCCGAGCGCCCGGGGGTGGCACTCGCCGCCAGCCACAGCGCCCATCCGAGCGGTCCGCCTGTGCTCGCGGACCTGACCGATGTGGTGGCGTTTCAGGTCCGGCCCATGAACACGGCGCAGACCGAAGCGCTCCTGGCGGACATGCTCGGCGGCTTTCCCACGGCGGACGCCGTCCACCGGCTCTGGATCGCCTCCCGCGGCAACCCCTTCTACCTGTCCGAGCTCGTGAGGGACCATCGGCAGCGTGGCGACCTTTTCGCCAGCGACGGTGTCTGGGTGTGGACAGGGGTCCCGACGCTAACGGACCGAATGATGGAGGCAGCCTTCCACGACCTCAGCGGCCTGGACGAGACGGAGCGAGCGGTCGTCGAACGCGCCGCCGTTGCCGGCGGGGTGCCCGCCACCGTTGCGGACAAGGTGAGCAGGCGACTCCTACGCCGCGGTTTGCTACGTCCTGGCCAGGGCGGGGAGAGTTCCGGCGGTCCTGCACACTTGGAAGTGACGCATCCGCTTCGGGCGGACGCCATCGCCGCTCAGGTCTCGAGCAGCCGGCGCCACGACCTGATCGCCGGTGGCCCGGTCGCACCGGCGCCGACCGCCCCGCAGGACCTCGTGCGGTCGGTCTCCCGTCGAGTGCGGGCCGAGGTCGATGTCCCACTGCCCGAGCTGCTGCGCGCCTGCGATCATGCGGTGCGCTCGGACGAACCGCAGATGGCCGTGGAGCTGACCGGTACGGTGCTGCGGCGCGGGATCGACCCTGTCGGGACCATCCAGCTCCTCACCGCCCGTGCCACGGCCCATCTGCGTCTCGGTGACATCAACGCGGCGCTGTCCGATCTCGCATCGGCTCGCTCAGCGATGGTGCTCTCGGACGGCTCCGGAGCGGAAGTCCTCGATGCCTACCTCCCGGCGATCCGCCACGAGACGACAGTGCGGCACTTTCTCGCCATGGACACCGAAGCGGCATTGGACATGCTCAGCTCCACCGCACGCTGGATGCGCCCCCAGGCGAAGACCAATGGGACTGTCGCACAGGCGCTGACGAACGTCGAGGCGCTGTATCTGTCCCACCTCGCCTGGGCTGGACGGCACCCCGAGATGGTGGACGAGGCACACCAGCGGTTGCGCGACACCCCGTACCTGGAGCAGGTCGTGCAGCTCGTCGGACCGGCGGCGGTTGCCCTCGCGCTCACCGGCCGCGCCCACGATGCCGACGCTCTGTTCCGCCGCTTTCTTCCGGTGATCTCTAGCGATCGTGTGCTGCGAGCGTGGAACCCGGGTTCCTTTACCCTGCTCAGATTCTTCCTGCTCGTGCTCACCGGCGAGATCGACGCGGCCGAACGCACCGAGCCGACCGCAGGCACCGATATCGACATGGTGGGCCGGCATCTGCGCCGCGGAACCGTGGCGTCTGCCCGCGGAGATTGGGTCACGGCACGACGAGAGCTCCGTGCAGCGAACGTCCGCCTGCGTGTGCGCGACACCCTCGGCGTCGTCGCCTACAGCCTCGCGCAGGAGGCGAAGGTGGCCGCAGCTGCCGGCGAGAGCAGCGACGCCCGAGCGCTACTCAGCGAGCTGGCTACGACACCCCGGCGATGCTCCTGGGTGACCGGCGCCTACCTGGACCTCCACAGGGTCGATGCCCTGCTCTGGCTGCGCGATCCGAGCATCACCGATGTCACGACGCACCTCGCGGCCGCAGCCGCCCGGGACCGCCAGTACGCCATCGAGCTCGAGTCGCTGCACCGGCTCGTCGTCGCCGTCGGCCCGTCGGCAGCACAGGCTGCGATCGGCGAACCACTGGCAGAGCGCGTCGCGCTGCTCGCCGACCGGGTCGACGGGCGGCGCAGCGATGCCGTGGTCGCCCACCTGAACGCGATGCTCGGGAGCCGGAGACGAGCGGCCACACAGGCGGCGGACCGACTGCGGGAGTGCGGTGTGGTCCTTCCTCCCACGCACGAACCTGCCCATCTGACCCGCCGCGAGCGGGAGGTCGCGATCCTCGCAGCCGGTGGGATGACCAGTAGGGCGATCGCGCAGCGGCTGGTGCTGTCGGTCCGCACGGTCGATTCCCATCTGGCCGGTGCCTACCGGAAGCTGGGGGTCTGCTCACGGGAGCGTCTCGCGGAGGCCCTGACTGCTGCTGGCGGGTGAGGGCGCTACCCCATCCCCGGGTCGTACCCTGCCCGCAACCAGACGTGCCGCGGAATCTGATCGACGATGCCGTACAGCAGGTTGGCGTAGGCGTCGATGTACTGCTCCTGCTGCCGCCCGCTGACGTACATCAGGATGTCCTGCCCCTCGATCGAGATGGTGCGGCGCAGAGCGTCCGGCTGCATCAACCGCTCCATCATCCGCGGGTGGATCACGTCATAGGCGTACTGCCCTGGAGGCGCTTTGACGCGCCATGCGTCGTTGAACGCCTCGGACTCGAACTCGATGTCCTGACCGCCGAAGAACTTGGCGATCGAGTCGCCCATGCCCTCCGGGCTCAGCTGCAACCATGGCAGTGGGGCGGGCAGGTGCATCGCAATCACGTGGAAGGTGTGGGTACTGCGGTTCTTCCCCGACCCGGTCGTGTACTTGTACGTCATCGACACCACGTGCCGGCCGTGAAAGTCGCCGCTGAGCACGTTGGTGGCCCGCCGTGAGCTTCCCCGCCCGAACGGCGCGCTCCGCCAGCGCGAGACCAGGTGCGGTGCCGAGGGCGTGTACTTCCACCCGCGTGCCGCCGCCCACCGAGCCAAGTGTTCCCGGCGCTTCTTCGCCTGATGGTGACTGAACACGATCACGCCGATGACGAACGCGGGTATGAGCACCCACATCAAGATCGGTACGAGCGAGAAGCCCGAGTCCACGCGTCACACCCTTCTTCGACTACTTCGCGACCCTAGCAACCCCACAGGCCCCGGCCGATGGGCACTCCTGCCCTCGGAACCAGGCACCGTGAGGCACAGAGAGGCACAGAGAGGTGGGACGGTCTCAGGCCCCTCCGGGCGGCCCCACCCACAGCATCACCCGGAACACGAGCGCGGTCACGGCCAGCGCCACAAGAGCGAACCGCACCGGACGGCGCAGCACCGCTGCGAGCACCCGTTCGACCAGCGTCCGCTCACCTCCAGCTCCTCGCAGCCGCCATTGCGGCCCCGCCAAGCCACGCCGCCGCACCCACCGTTCGAACGGGATCGTCGCGAACGGCGGGATGGCACTGGCCAGACCCAGCACGATCGTGCCGGCACGCCACCGCTGGTCGATCCCGACCACCACCGTGCTCACGCAGTACAGCAGGAACACGAACCCGTGGATCGGCCCGGCGATCGTCACCCCGAGGTCGGTGGTGGAGGTGAGGTACTTCAGCGCCATGCCGATCAGCAGCAGTGCCCAGGTGACCGCTTCGGCGTCGGCGAGGAGTCGGTGCAGGCGGCCAGGGCCGAGAGGTCTCATCGGGTCATTGTCTCGTGCCCGACGGCAGGCCGGTGAAGGATCGGCGCAGGCTGCGACGATCTGGTGAAGGCTCCGGGCGGATCGCGAGCAATGCGCCAGGTTCCCTCTCGCGCGCTGGCAGGCTCACCCACGTGACCCGCCAGCACCCCAGCCCCAGCGGCGAAGCCGCCCTTCCTGCCACCACGACGGCGCAGCGCACCCTCCTACGAAAGGTCACCTCCGCCGTCGTGCAGCTGACACGCTTCACCTGGCTGGAGGTGCAGTGCTGTCTGTTCCCGCTGGCGATCTTCGCCGGCCTGGCGGCCAGCGCTGTGGTGGATCTGCCGATCGCCCGCTACGACGCGCTCCTTGTCTACGCCCTCGCTGTGACAGCACTGTTCTGGGTGTTGCGGCTGGAGACCGGGCGGGAGGTGGCAGTGATCTTCGGCTTCCACCTGATCGGGCTGGCGCTGGAGATCTTCAAGGTGCACGTAGGGTCGTGGTCCTACCCGGATGAGGGCCTGCTCCGGGTGGGCGGGGTGCCGCTGTACTCAGGCTTCATGTATGCCGCGGTCGGTTCCTACATCTGCCAGGCGTTCCGGCGGTTCGACCTGCGGGTGGACCATTTCCCGGTGGTTCCGACCGCGATGCTGGCCGTGGCGGCGTATGCGAACTTCTACACCCACCATTGGCTGCCGGACGTGCGGTGGTTGATCGCGGTGGGGTTCGTGGTGGTGCTGTGGCGCTCGCGCGTCGCGTTCACCGTCGGCCAGGCGCGCTACCGGATGCCGCTGAGCGTGAGCTTCGTGCTGATCGGGTTCTTCCTGTGGGTGGCCGAGAACGCCGGTACGTTCCTCGGCGCGTGGCAGTACCCGAGCCAGGCGCAGATCTGGGAGATGGTGCACACCGGGAAGTGGGGCTCGTGGGCGTTGCTGGTCTCGCTCAGTTTCGTGCTGGTGGCTGCGGTGAAGATGCGCGAGGGCCGGTTCTACGGCGAGCGGGGCGCTACGCCTGCGGTGCAGCGGCGCTGACCTCGATCACCGTGTTCCACGGGTCGTCGAAGCGTAGGGTCTGCCCGTCGTGGCGCCCCTGGATGCCGGCGTGGGCGAGGCGGTCGGTGAGCGCGGTGACGTCGTCGGTGGTCGGTACCTCGATGCTGACCTGCCCCAGGCCGAGGGAGGCCGCGCGCGGACCCGCTCCGGCGGAGTTCCAGGTGTTCATGCCGATGTGGTGGTGGTATCCACCGGCCGCGATGAACATGGCCTGCCGCCCGAATGTGGCCATCACCTCGAAGCCGAGCGTGTCCACGTAGAAGGCCTTGGCGGTCGGGATGTCTCCCACCTGCAGGTGCACGTGTCCGATGACGGCGTCCGGCCCCGGAGCGGCGGCCTCACCCTGGGCAGGGGTTGCCAGGTGCTCACGCATGAAGGCGTTCGGGTCGAGCGGAAGGGAGTCCATCTGCACCCCGCCGCCGGATGTGCGGGTCCACTGCTCGCGAGGGCGGTCCAGGTAGAGCTCGACGCCGTTACCTTCCGGGTCGTCGAAGTAGAAGGCCTCGGAGACCAGGTGATCGGCGGAGCCGGTGAAGCTGGCGGGGGCGAAGCCCGCCACGCTGGCCAGGGAGCGGGCGAGCGCGGCGGCACTGTCGAACAGGATGGCGGTGTGGAACAGGCCGGCGTCGCGGCGGGAGAAGCTCGGCAGGTCGCGCTCTGCCCGCATCCTCACGATCGGCGTCCTCCCGCGGCCGAGCACGGCCGTCGGCCCGGCGTGCTCGAGCACATCGAGCCCGATCCCGGTGGCGTAGTAGGCGATCATGGCGTCGAGGTCGCGCACGAGCAGGTCCACGGTGCCCATGGCGGTGTCCTGGGCGAGACGGTCGGTCATGTCGATCACTCCTGGTAGTTGATGTTTAAACTATCTCACGGGGCCGAGCCCTTGACGACCCCTCCCTCCCCGAAATCAATCGTCGATCTGGCGGTTGGGAACGCGGCATCGACGACCACATCGACGTTTGATTTCACCCACCCCCGGGCAATACGTGGGTGACACTCCCCCCTGCTACGACAGCGCGTCGCGACGATACACGGATCTCTGTACTATGGGAGCATGCCTCTCTCCGCTGCTCGCTCCAGCACCGGTGGCGCGACGACGGCCTCCCTGGAGCTGCCGACCGCCACACTCACCCACACCGCTGCTGTCGCTCGGCTCGGGTACGCACTGTCCGACCACACCCGCACCCGCATCCTGCTTGCTCTCCGGGAAGCCCCAGCCTGCCCGTCCGACCTGGCCGGGGCACTGGGCGTCTCCCGGCAGGTGATGTCCAACCAGCTCTCCTGCCTCCGCGGATGCGGGCTCGTGGAGTCGGTACGAGAGGGCCGCCGCACCTGGTACCGCCTGGCCGACGACTCCCTCGCGCCGGCGCTGGACCAGCTCCTGACCCTCACCCTCGCCGTCGACCCGAACTGCTGCGGACCGGAGTGCACCTGCTCATGACCTCCCTTCCCCTCACCCCCCGCGCGCTCGACTCGGCCCGTCGCTGCGTGCTGGAGCGCCGCATCCGCTGGATCGTGACCGCGACCATCGCCTACAACGTGATCGAGGCGATCGTCGCGATCACCGCCGGCCGGATCGCCTCCTCTGCAGCGCTGGTCGGATTCGGGCTCGATTCCACGGTCGAGGTACTCTCCGCGGCGGCGGTGGCGTGGCAGTTCCGCGCCCCGGACCCCGAGGCCCGCGAGCGCATCGCGCTCCGGGTGATCGCCTTCTCGTTCTTCGGCCTCGCCCTGTTCGTCACGATCGATGCAGTGCGCAGCCTGCTCGGCGCGGCGGAGCCGGAGCACTCGACGGTCGGGATCGTGCTTGCCGCGGTGAGCCTGGCGATCATGCCGCTGTTGTCCTGGTTCGAACGTCGCACCGGCCGTGAGCTCGGCTCTGCTTCGGCGGTGGCCGACTCCAAGCAGACATTGCTGTGCACCTACCTCTCGGCGGTGCTGCTGGCGGGCCTGCTCCTCAACTCCCTGCTCAGCTGGACCTGGGCCGACCCCCTGGCAGCCCTGGTGATCGCCGGTGTGGCGGTCAAGGAGGGTGCGGAGGCCTGGCGCGGTGACGCCTGCTGCCACGCCCCCACGAGCGCGCTGACTCATGCCGACCAGACCACCGGCTGCGCCGACGGGTGCTGCACGGACTAATATGTCGCGTCGACATCTCTGAGATGACGCGCCACCCGGCACAACCCGGCGCGATCCGGCTCTCCCCTCACTCGCGTGGCCACTCACCACGGTGAGTCCGGCAGACTGACCTGCGATGACAACACTGGACGCAGACCTCGCCGTTCTCGGCCTCGGTGCCGCAGGCAGCTCCACCCTGTGGCGCTGCGCCACCCGCGGCGCCGACGTGATCGGCTTCGAGCAGCACACCCCCGGCCATCCGCACGGCTCCTCACACGGGCACAGCCGGCTGTTCCGCACCGCACTGGTGGAGGGCCCGCAGTACGTCGCTCTCGCCCAGCACGCCCTCCGGCTGTGGCGAGAACTCGAGCAGACCGACGGCACCGAGCTCCTCAGCCTCTGCGGCGGGATCTTCCTCGGCCCCGCCGACGGCCGCCTCCTGCCGCCCATCCTGGAGACCATCGAGGCGCACGATCTGCCGCACGAACGCCTCACCACAGCACAGATCCGGTCCGCCTACCCCCAGCACACCATCGAGGACGCCACAGTGGGAATCCGCGATCCTGGTACTGGGGTGCTGCGCTCCGAGGCGGGCATCCGCGCAGCGGTGAGGGCCGCCGTCGGGCTGGGAGCCCGGGTGCGCACCGGCGAACGGATCCTGGCCGTGCAACCTGGCGACCGCGGGGTCGAGGTGCGCAGCACCGGGCCTGAGGGGGAACGCACGTGGCGATTCGGCCGCGTCATCATGGCCACCGGCGCCTGGACGGCGGGGCTGCTGCCCGGACTGAGCATCCCGATGCAGGTGCGGCGCACGCTGCTGACCTGGTTCGGCGCACCCGACGCCGAGCAGTTCGGGCCGGGCAGTTTCGGGGTGTTCCTGCATGAGGCAGACGGGTACCTCGCCTGGGGCGCCCCCGCCCTGGAGGGGTACGGCGTGAAGGTTGGCCTGCACGACCTGCCGGCACCCGCCGTCGCGGATCCTGGCCGGAACCCGCTCGAGGTGGACCCGGCGGAGTGGGCCGAGGTGGCGGCGTGGGTGTCCCGGCGCCTCCCCACGTTGGACTCCGCCGACGTGCGCGCCGAGGGCTGCATGTACACCCACACCCCGGACGAGGCGTTCAGCATCGGCATCCCGCGCGCCTACCCCGGGGTGGTGCTCGCGGCCGCGTGCTCCGGGCACGGGTTCAAACACGCGACCGCTGTCGGTGACGTGGCCGCTGCCCTCGCCGTGGACGACGAGCCGCCGGTGGACCTGACACCGTTCTCCCCGGACCGGTTCGGCTGACGAAGCGCCAGTTAGAGCACGACGGCGTAGCCCGGCTCGATCCGCAACCTCACCTGCGCACCAGGTTCCGGTGCGGCCGCGCCCGCCACCGCGGTCACCTCACCCCACCCGGGCACCTGCACCCGGACCGTGGGCCGGCCCCGGGCGAACCCGGTGGCGACCACGCGACCGGCCGGCCCGTCACCGTCGGCAGCACCTGAGTTCGGATCCACCACCAGCGCACCCGGCCCGAGACCGAGAGTGCGCCCGTCGTGCTCGACCACCACGAAACCAAGAAACTGCGCGACCGTGGCATCGACCGGGCCCGCCCACAGCTCGGCCGGAGTGCCGATCTGCACGAGCCTGCCCTGCCGCATCACGGCCACCCGGTCGGCCACGGCGAAGGCCTCGTCGTGGTCGTGGGTGACGTACATCGCCGTGGTGGAGGTCTCGGTGAGGATGCGGCGCAGCTCCACCGACAAAGTCTCGCGCAGCTCGCGGTCGAGTGCCGAGAGCGGTTCGTCCAGCAGCAGTAGCCGCGGCCGGGGCGCCAGCGCCCGGGCCAGCGCCACCCGCTGCTGCTCACCTCCCGAGAGCGAAGCCACCGCACGGTCGCCGAAGCCGTCCAGACCCACCAGCGCGAGCAGCTCGTGCACGCGCCTGGTCCGCTCTGCCCGGGCCACACGCGCCATCCGCAGCCCGAACTCCACGTTGCCCGCGACGTCCCGGTGCGGAAACAGCTGCCCGTCCTGGAACATCAGCCCGAACCCGCGCCGGTGCACCGGTTCGCCGCTCACATCGGCGCCGTCCCACAGCACGTCCCCGCCGGTCAGCGGCTCCAGACCCGCGACGGCCCGCAGCAGCGAGGACTTCCCGCACCCGGACGGGCCGAGCACGGCGACCACCTCACCGGTGGCCACGTGCAGGTCCACCCCGGCGACCGCCGTCGTGGGTCCGTAGGCCACCCGTGCCCCGCGCACGTTCAGACCTCGTGACTCAGAACTCACCGGCCCGCTCCCCTCGTAGTCGTTCCGCCAACCCCATCACTCCTGCCGTCAGCAGGGCCAGCACCACCGAGGCCGCGAGCGCCATCCCGTAGTTCTCCGCACCGGGTTGCCCGATGAGGCGGAAGATGACCACGGGCAGGGTGGGCCGATCTGGACGGGAGAGGAACGCCGTCGCGCCGAACTCCCCGAGCGAGACCGCGAAGGCGAACCCGATGGCCAGCCCCATCGATCGGATCAGGAACGGTAGCTCGACGGCGGCGAGCACGCGGGCCGGGGAGGCGCCCAGCACGGTGGCGGCCTCCCGGAGGCGGGGGTCGATCGCACGCAGCACCGGCAGCACGGTCCTCACCACCAACGGCATCGCCACGATCGCCTGCGCGATCGGGATGAGCACCGGGGAGGAGCGCAGGTCCAGTGGCGGGGCGTCGAGGGTGATGAGGAAGCCGAAGCCCACGGTCACCGCCGATACCCCGAGCGGGAGCATGACGAGGGAATCCATCCACCCGATCGCCTGGCGGGCGGCCGGGTGCCGGGGGCGGCGCGAGAGCACGAGGGCCACCAGCACACCCATCACCACGGCCAGCACCGTGGCATCGACGGCGATGCGCAGCGAGTTCGCGGCCGCCTCCCATACGGTCACCGTGAGTGCGTTGTCACCACCGGTGGTGCCCAGCGCCACATAATTGCCCAGGCCCCAGCCCGACGGCGTGCGCAGCGACCTGATCAGCAGAGTCCCCAGGGGCAGCAGCACCAGGACGCCGACCACGGCGGCGGTCACCGCAGCCGGGAGGAGGTCGGCTCCGGCCCTCCAGGGGCCGAACTTTCGACCCTTGAAGCCGGGTTGCCCCGAATTTCGGGCCCGTGAAGCCGGGTGGGCCGGCTGCAGCCGGAGGGCGCGCTCGCGGCGGGCGCGGGTGCGGGCGAACAGAGCCAGCGACCCGGCCACCACCACCAGCTGCATCATCGAGAGCACGGCGGCGGCGCGCAGGTCGAGGAACTGGGTGGTCTGGATCCAGATCTCGGTCTCGATCGTGCCGAACTGGATGCCACCGAGCACGAGCACCACCCCGAACGCGGTGGCGCAGAACAGGAACACGACCGAGGCCGCCGAGGCGATCGCGGGAGTGAGCGCCGGGAGGGTGACGGTGAGGAACGCCCGGGCCGGGGACGCGCCCAGGGCACGGGCGGCCTGCTCGGTGCGGGGGTCCAGCCGTTCCCACATCCCGCCGACCGTGCGGACCACCACGGCGTAGTTGAAGAACACCAGCGCCAGGATGATCGCGGTGAACGTGCCGTCCAGGCCGAGGAAGCCGAGCGGGCCGGAGTCGGCGAGCAGCGTGCGGAACGCCACGCCCACCACCACGGTCGGCAGCACGAAGGGGATGGTCACGACCGCACGGACAAGGCGCTGTCCGGGGAAAGTGCAGCGGTAAAGCACGTAGGCGCCGGGGATGCCGAGCAGGACCGCTCCGGTCGTGCCGAGTATGGCCTGGGTGAGGGTGAGGCGGACGATCCGCCAGGTCCGCGGCCGGGCGAAGACCTCCCCGAAGCCACCCAGATCGAGAATCCCGTCCGTAACGAAGCCGCGGCCGATCAGGGAGGCGACCGGGTAGGCGAAGAAGACCCCCAGGAAGGTCAGCGGAACCGCTGCAGCAAGGATCCATATCAGGGTGCGGGTAAGACCGAGACCCGGTCGCCCGGTGCCACGGCCTCGACCATGCCCTCCGGCGTGGCCACTGCCGCCCGTGCCGTCCCCACCGGGGGTGAAGTTGACGTCGGTTATGGCGCCATAACCGACGTCAACTTCACCCCCGGTGAGCGGAGGGGCGGTGCGGCCCGTCGGGACGGCCGGGGCATCGGCTTCCGGCCGACCGGATCGCGCCCGGGTCACCCGATGACTGTCGCCGTCCATGCCTCGATCCACTCGTCACGGTGGGCGTCGATCTCCGCCGGGGCCACCTCGTGCGGGTCATCGGCGAGCGGGGCGAACTGCGTCCAGGACTCCGGCAGCTCAACCTGGT includes these proteins:
- a CDS encoding ABC transporter ATP-binding protein, whose protein sequence is MSSESRGLNVRGARVAYGPTTAVAGVDLHVATGEVVAVLGPSGCGKSSLLRAVAGLEPLTGGDVLWDGADVSGEPVHRRGFGLMFQDGQLFPHRDVAGNVEFGLRMARVARAERTRRVHELLALVGLDGFGDRAVASLSGGEQQRVALARALAPRPRLLLLDEPLSALDRELRETLSVELRRILTETSTTAMYVTHDHDEAFAVADRVAVMRQGRLVQIGTPAELWAGPVDATVAQFLGFVVVEHDGRTLGLGPGALVVDPNSGAADGDGPAGRVVATGFARGRPTVRVQVPGWGEVTAVAGAAAPEPGAQVRLRIEPGYAVVL
- a CDS encoding ABC transporter permease translates to MIWILAAAVPLTFLGVFFAYPVASLIGRGFVTDGILDLGGFGEVFARPRTWRIVRLTLTQAILGTTGAVLLGIPGAYVLYRCTFPGQRLVRAVVTIPFVLPTVVVGVAFRTLLADSGPLGFLGLDGTFTAIILALVFFNYAVVVRTVGGMWERLDPRTEQAARALGASPARAFLTVTLPALTPAIASAASVVFLFCATAFGVVLVLGGIQFGTIETEIWIQTTQFLDLRAAAVLSMMQLVVVAGSLALFARTRARRERALRLQPAHPASRARNSGQPGFKGRKFGPWRAGADLLPAAVTAAVVGVLVLLPLGTLLIRSLRTPSGWGLGNYVALGTTGGDNALTVTVWEAAANSLRIAVDATVLAVVMGVLVALVLSRRPRHPAARQAIGWMDSLVMLPLGVSAVTVGFGFLITLDAPPLDLRSSPVLIPIAQAIVAMPLVVRTVLPVLRAIDPRLREAATVLGASPARVLAAVELPFLIRSMGLAIGFAFAVSLGEFGATAFLSRPDRPTLPVVIFRLIGQPGAENYGMALAASVVLALLTAGVMGLAERLRGERAGEF
- the solA gene encoding N-methyl-L-tryptophan oxidase, with translation MTTLDADLAVLGLGAAGSSTLWRCATRGADVIGFEQHTPGHPHGSSHGHSRLFRTALVEGPQYVALAQHALRLWRELEQTDGTELLSLCGGIFLGPADGRLLPPILETIEAHDLPHERLTTAQIRSAYPQHTIEDATVGIRDPGTGVLRSEAGIRAAVRAAVGLGARVRTGERILAVQPGDRGVEVRSTGPEGERTWRFGRVIMATGAWTAGLLPGLSIPMQVRRTLLTWFGAPDAEQFGPGSFGVFLHEADGYLAWGAPALEGYGVKVGLHDLPAPAVADPGRNPLEVDPAEWAEVAAWVSRRLPTLDSADVRAEGCMYTHTPDEAFSIGIPRAYPGVVLAAACSGHGFKHATAVGDVAAALAVDDEPPVDLTPFSPDRFG